The genome window tttttcaacagaTTTCACAGCCTTCAGACCCCCATCTTGACTAGCCATGTCTCTGACATCGCGAAATGATCTTCAGACATTTACATTTCAGGATATCACAGGGATGTGACAGGCCCCACATACTCCGGGATGTCCTGGGCCAACATAAGGCCACGTACTCCCCATCATACCCCACAAGTCCAATCCCCACCTTGATATTACAGACCATCTTCTAGAACTGGTTTGAAGGGAATCTCAAGAACTTCAACAGAAATCTGATATGGCGGCCCAGTGACCGAAATAGGTTTACAATCCCCAATCACGGCCCAAAAAACGGTCACCAATCGCCAAAATAAGTGCCATTGTTCAAAGAATTTATCTtggaatgcgatcaaactacctCATTTCTGAATTTTAACCCAGTGACCCAATTTCAAGAATGCAAGAGGAGGCTTAGTCATAGACTCATATGATTTCTGGAGGAAAGACATCTTGAAGATTTTCTTCCTCCACTTTTTtagcaaaatggccgccaaCCCGAAGATCTGCATCGTGGGTGCAGGAGCGATTGGCCTCTCCACAGGCGTCCGAATCCAGGAGATCATACCTCGTGCCCAGGTGACCATCATCGCCGACAAATTCTCACCCGATTGCGTCAGTAACGTTGCAGCAGGGTACCTGCGGATGCCAGAGTTCGAGGGGCATCCCGACTCGGAGGCGAAAAGGTAACGACACTGCATTTTGAACTCTGAAGTCTTTTGTGAACCAAAAATAATCAACATTGTAAAAGGTTTCATTAAAGTGTCGGAAGATAACCACTTCTGTTGTTGATATGAGACTATAATAGAACTTTTCGAAGAAAACGAATCAGAGCCATAACGAATCAAATGTGCACAGAAGGCCTCAGCCGACTTCGGAGAATGCCATCAGCCACGGTGACCCTTTCCTCCAGGTGAAACGCGTGACTGGTCAGGCtataacaaacttcttcgaaaaggtgATACTTAACTAGAGTAAGAATAATTTTTACCCTCAGTTCCTATATTCTACTCTAAACGATGGTcctgtgtactttttttacagaaaatggAGCGAGATGACTTGGGAGCACATCCAGTCCTACTACACAACACCGGAGGGCAAGAACTTTGGCATGGAACTAATCACAGGGTTTAGGCTCAACGAGAAAATGCCGGTAGGTTCTAAACaggacatttttttctcaattgaATACACAGAGTAAACTTGTGATCACATTTTATACCAACCCAAGAGTTGCATCACCAAAACTATTATACATTATTCATTATAAAGATGAATATTGTAACTAAGGTGTCTTATAGAATATGGGTTTGATAAAGTTATCACAGACTGACACACTAATTTGCAACATTCAGCTGTGACTGCTCAGTCATATTTACAGCTCAGCTTTCAGAGCATAAGATTCTCACGTCTCCATTTCAGGAAAACCAAACTGAATATCACGCGTTTCGAGAAATGACGGCCAAAGAAAAACTGCTGTTCCCGACTTACGACAAGGGATTCGTACAGACGACGTTTCTACTCGAGGGCGGAAAATATCTCCCGTGGCTGACCAAAAAGTAAGTTGTTGACGATACTTTCATGTTTTTAAAAGAATTCAAACAAGGAGCTGCACTATGACCCAGGAATTTAATTACTCCTCTGGTAGTGCCCAGAAACTGAAAACTTTTTGAATCCATCCCACGACAGACCGGGTGATGTAACACTGTATCACTATCAGtagtgtaacatttttatcCAGTAACCTTCGTTTAATTTGACAGGTTTGCATCACACGGCGGAAAACTACAAGTCATCACCAACAAGCTGAAGAGTCTTCAAGACGTAAGTTAACCCTTTCTTGATCCGTTTAATCCTTTGCTGACAATTGTCGCAACGATTCATATCAAACGTCAAATTCCAGTACTCATCCTGGAGAAAACCCTCAATGTCTCACCTGCATGAACTTAGACAGGTTATTTCTTACATGAATTTCAttgaatagcatcccgcgaagttactatttatagctcacaaggtcatttgcataagatattgatgacgttttagtcacgtgacagtcggccatcgacacttatttctacgcatttgagcttatttcaaagtcaaattatctttgaccctgcattgtttttagcatgaatgataccatcgagtcagagagagaaatattctgaacaattatgtagtatttccaacactcggacatgtgccagattgaatctaactgctttagttagaaagcctgaatccattacgaaaccgcatgtttgtccgacattgcctgtaattcagagatggggaaatagagggcagcagctgcagtgacgtcatcttcgcggaaagCTATTTGGATATGTCTTTTATAATGTTGGGGGTGAAAATGACAGGGTATTAGGACTTCTCTTGGATTTCAGATTAAAGGAGACTATGATGTTATCGTGAACTGCTCGGGGGGTGGTGCCAAGGAACTCGTAAATGACGACACAGTCACACCGATACGTGGACAGATAGAACTTGTCAAAGCACCATGGCTCAAACATTTTATATTCGACACTATGAATAATATCTACATGTTTCCATGGTAAGTATGTCCTAAAGGACTCAGTGTTCTGTGCACAAGGGCCTCAGAGAAAATCCTACTCTCATCCCAAAAGAAGAAGTCACTCTTTTCGCTAAAACTCATTCCTGCAGTCCCATTAACCCTTTAGGATAATACTGTACAAGAACTACAGATGATGAGTGGAACGAGGCTAGGGGGACAAAATCACCAAATTGCGACAGGACTACAGTTTATAGCAAGTTTGAATGCTTGCTGAACTtcttaaaaaaatcatcatctaTATCAACAGGGAAAACACGATCTTCTGGTGATCAAGAAACTTATTTATTTTTCTCCAGCCAAGACCACATAGTCGTTGGCGGCACTTATCAAATCTGGCCAGAAGTGACGACGCCCAACCCCAGGAAGATCGACCGCGATAAAATTCTCTCGAGGGCAGCCAGGGTGTTCCCTGCGATAAAGGTGAGAAAGAAGTGCAGAAAATAGCACCTTCTTGATTGGACTGTGACATTAGAGAGTCAATTGAGCGCCGTTACAACAATGTCTCGGCTTTAGTTTACAATGGCTGAACTCCATATTCTGTTCTTTTTGCAGGATGCTGAGGTGGTGGGGGAAAAGGTTGGCTTCCGGCCACACAGACCAAGTGTAAGGCTAGAGAGTGATGTCCTGCACAAGGGATCCAAACAGATACCAGTAAGTTTTAGGTCACTGTGGCGAGGTCTCAGGGTGCCGAGTTGTGTAATCTGCTCATTACattcattcacatttttcatctgggGAGGGGGTCAGCCATTTCCCTGACtaaatttcatctttttcaaacTGCTACAAAGGTAAATTATTCTATCACAGAACATTGAATTCTATTATAGATCCCATGATgacccatggtagattctaGGATGGGAATTCCATCATGGTCCATCGTGACCATCAAAGTATTAACCAATTAGAGTATATCGAGGAGTAATTGGAGATGCTACATCATTGATGACCCATGTTGTAATCTATCTTGTCGCGCAGTCTCACTCATTTGACCTGCGATCGCAGGGGTGTGTCAGGCTGCGGGTGAGTCTAGAGCCGATTGTACCATCATATGGTGACCGGGCTTTCTCTCTCGCAGCCCCACAGCTCTTGAATGCTCTAC of Lineus longissimus chromosome 17, tnLinLong1.2, whole genome shotgun sequence contains these proteins:
- the LOC135501605 gene encoding D-aspartate oxidase-like isoform X1, whose product is MIPSLIPRPSKMAANPKICIVGAGAIGLSTGVRIQEIIPRAQVTIIADKFSPDCVSNVAAGYLRMPEFEGHPDSEAKRKWSEMTWEHIQSYYTTPEGKNFGMELITGFRLNEKMPENQTEYHAFREMTAKEKLLFPTYDKGFVQTTFLLEGGKYLPWLTKKFASHGGKLQVITNKLKSLQDIKGDYDVIVNCSGGGAKELVNDDTVTPIRGQIELVKAPWLKHFIFDTMNNIYMFPCQDHIVVGGTYQIWPEVTTPNPRKIDRDKILSRAARVFPAIKDAEVVGEKVGFRPHRPSVRLESDVLHKGSKQIPVIHNYGHGAYGIILHWGCAVDAAKLVADSLGLPFTAKL
- the LOC135501605 gene encoding D-aspartate oxidase-like isoform X2 — encoded protein: MAANPKICIVGAGAIGLSTGVRIQEIIPRAQVTIIADKFSPDCVSNVAAGYLRMPEFEGHPDSEAKRKWSEMTWEHIQSYYTTPEGKNFGMELITGFRLNEKMPENQTEYHAFREMTAKEKLLFPTYDKGFVQTTFLLEGGKYLPWLTKKFASHGGKLQVITNKLKSLQDIKGDYDVIVNCSGGGAKELVNDDTVTPIRGQIELVKAPWLKHFIFDTMNNIYMFPCQDHIVVGGTYQIWPEVTTPNPRKIDRDKILSRAARVFPAIKDAEVVGEKVGFRPHRPSVRLESDVLHKGSKQIPVIHNYGHGAYGIILHWGCAVDAAKLVADSLGLPFTAKL